From Rhineura floridana isolate rRhiFlo1 chromosome 5, rRhiFlo1.hap2, whole genome shotgun sequence, a single genomic window includes:
- the CDCA8 gene encoding borealin encodes MAPRKKTTRGASKNSVKSKKVDAFLKDFDREVNTRIDQARVDGENLLKEIENLYDMEIFRLPMAVREMNWLSYLAAGGSEQALQKVASADSDILEITKLASEAIQTPVKTTRKAAKVKQAIETIDEEVGSSVLPAGKRSRQEGKAAGVPEPETLCQKLGKAKTSARKPPASKRSRPPSARHPCSSKRPSKMNFVTPISQAAHSVALTGAPTPKFDASIFKTPGLRQPAAHEQVFSISANGSPLADNSDIFLTLPLSQGECIRVRASELSKRDLMRLNSEALGRVKKLSTQLVHLCNTVRSHK; translated from the exons ATGGCTCCGAGGAAGAAAACCACACGGGGCGCCAGTAAGAATTCCGTGAAAAGCAAAAAGGTGGATGCGTTCCTGAAGGATTTTGACCGGGAAG TCAATACACGCATTGACCAAGCAAGGGTAGACGGTGAGAACCTCCTGAAGGAAATCGAAAACTTGTACGACATGGAAATCTTCCGCCTTCCCATGGCTGTGAGGGAGATGAACTGGCTCAGCTATTTGG CTGCAGGAGGAAGTGAGCAGGCCCTGCAGAAAGTTGCCTCG GCAGATTCAGACATACTGGAAATCACCAAACTAGCATCTGAAGCTATTCAGACTCCTGTCAAAACCACGAGGAAAG CTGCCAAAGTCAAACAGGCCATTGAAACCATAGATGAAGAGGTGGGCTCATCTGTCCTGCCTGCAGGCAAGAGGTCCCGGCAGGAGGGcaaggctgctggagtgccagaaCCGGAGACTCTTTGTCAGAAACTGGGGAAG GCAAAGACATCAGCCCGGAAGCCCCCAGCGTCAAAGAGGTCCCGGCCTCCCTCGGCCAGGCACCCTTGCTCCAGTAAAAG GCCAAGCAAAATGAACTTTGTTACGCCGATCAGCCAGGCAGCCCACAGTGTAGCCCTAACGGGTGCACCCACACCAAAGTTTGATGCCAG CATTTTCAAAACTCCAGGTCTGCGGCAGCCTGCAGCGCATGAGCAGGTCTTCAGCATCTCTGCAAACGGCAGTCCTCTAGCAGACAACAGTGACATCTTCCTCACACTCCCGCTCAGCCAAGGGGAG TGTATCCGGGTCCGAGCCAGCGAGCTCTCCAAGAGGGACCTGATGCGCTTGAATTCGGAGGCTCTTGGGAGGGTGAAGAAACTGTCA actCAGCTGGTGCATCTCTGTAACACCGTGAGGAGCCACAAGTGA
- the LOC133386042 gene encoding olfactory receptor 52D1-like: MLVVTTFDLYTSFLPPSFILVGIPGMEAYHSWVAVPFCLIYAFALLGNASLLFIIATERSLRHQPMFLFLAMLALADLIMSSSTVPKTLSVLFSHSKEISFSACLAQMFFTHVSFIAESTILLAMAFDRYVAICRPLHYAAILTPSAIVKIGLAALLRSFCVMFPTIFLLKRLPYCGQRVMPHSYCEHMGIARMACADIAINIWYGFTTTLLSPGLDVVLIAVSYILILRAIFRLPSKDARLKTIQTCGSHLCVILIFYTPAFFSFFAHRFSHGSIPQHLLILLANIYQLFPPLLNPVVYAVKTKRIRERLIELLHLLLPII; the protein is encoded by the exons ATGCTTGTTGTGACCACTTTTGACCTCTAT ACCAGCTTCCTTCCTCCTTCGTTCATCCTGGTTGGCATTCCGGGCATGGAGGCGTATCACAGCTGGGTCGCCGTCCCTTTCTGCCTGATATATGCCTTTGCCCTCCTTGGTAACGCCTCCTTGCTGTTCATCATTGCCACGGAGCGCAGCCTCCGCCACCAGCCCATGTTCCTcttcttggccatgctggcactgGCTGACCTGATCATGTCCTCCTCCACAGTGCCCAAAACCCTGAGTGTCCTCTTCTCCCATTCCAAGGAGATCTCCTTCAGTGCCTGCCTTGCCCAGATGTTCTTCACCCACGTCAGCTTCATCGCGGAGTCAACCATCCTCCTGGCCATGGCTTTTGACCGGTATGTCGCCATCTGCAGGCCCCTGCACTACGCAGCTATCCTCACTCCCTCTGCTATTGTGAAGATTGGTTTGGCAGCTCTTCTGAGGAGTTTTTGCGTGATGTTCCCCACCATTTTCCTCCTCAAGAGGCTGCCGTATTGTGGGCAAAGGGTGATGCCCCACTCCTACTGTGAGCACATGGGCATTGCCCGCATGGCCTGTGCAGACATAGCCATCAACATCTGGTATGGATTCACAACCACCCTTTTGTCTCCTGGCTTGGATGTGGTCCTCATCGCTGTCTCCTACATCCTCATCCTCAGGGCCATCTTCCGCCTTCCTTCCAAGGATGCTCGCCTCAAAACTATCCAGACCTGCGGCTCTCACCTCTGTGTTATACTCATATTTTACACCCCTGCGTTTTTCTCATTCTTTGCGCACCGCTTCAGCCATGGTAGCATCCCACAGCATCTCCTCATCCTTCTGGCCAATATCTACCAGCTCTTCCCACCTCTGCTGAACCCCGTAGTCTACGCGGTGAAAACCAAACGGATTCGGGAGAGGCT tatagaacttctccatcttcttttgccaattatataa
- the LOC133386043 gene encoding olfactory receptor 52P1-like, giving the protein MYLVAVLGNCTILLLIGTDPRLHQPMYLFLCMLSLTDLVLSTSALPKMLAIFWLGARHIGFKACLAQMFFIHSFTAMESGFFLAMACDRYVAICKPLRHTTILTGTRIATIGGVVVARGVVFFSPHPFLVGQLPFCKTRIIAHSYCEFMAVVKLACADMAVTKAYSLTVASLIGAFDVLFIGLSYGLILCTVCRLPSKEAGLKALGTCGSHICVILVFYTTAVFTFLTHRFSQGSIPHHVHILIANVYLLVPPTLNPIIYGVRTKQIRERVLRGFHWKGV; this is encoded by the coding sequence ATGTACCTGGTGGCCGTCCTGGGGAACTGCACCATTCTCTTGCTCATCGGGACTGACCCAAGGCTCCACCAGCCCATGTACCTCTTCCTGTGTATGCTGTCCCTCACTGACCTGGTCCTCTCCACCTCTGCTCTGCCCAAGATGCTGGCCATCTTCTGGCTGGGTGCCAGGCACATTGGCTTCAAAGCCTGCCTGGCCCAGATGTTCTTCATCCACTCTTTCACTGCCATGGAGTCTGGCTTCTTCCTGGCTATGGCATGTGATCGCTACGTGGCCATTTGCAAGCCACTGAGGCACACCACTATCCTCACAGGAACCCGCATCGCCACTATCGGTGGCGTGGTAGTGGCCCGGGGCGTGGTGTTCTTCTCCCCACACCCATTCCTGGTGGGGCAGCTGCCTTTCTGCAAGACCAGGATCATTGCCCACAGTTACtgtgagttcatggctgtggtcaAACTGGCCTGTGCAGACATGGCAGTCACAAAGGCATACAGCCTGACAGTGGCATCCCTTATCGGAGCCTTTGATGTTCTCTTCATCGGGCTGTCCTACGGACtgatcctgtgcactgtctgccGCCTGCCCTCCAAAGAGGCTGGCCTCAAGGCGCTGGGGACCTGTGGATCCCACATCTGTGTCATCCTTGTCTTCTACACCACTGCAGTCTTCACATTCCTCACGCATCGCTTCAGTCAAGGCAGCATCCCCCATCACGTCCACATCCTCATCGCCAATGTCTACCTGCTGGTGCCACCAACACTGAACCCCATCATCTATGGGGTGAGGACGAAGCAGATCCGTGAGAGGGTGCTGCGGGGGTTCCACTGGAAGGGTGTCTGA